The following are from one region of the Variovorax sp. V213 genome:
- a CDS encoding sugar ABC transporter ATP-binding protein — translation MGEPVLVCKDVKKTFGSIRALKAGNLSLQKGQVVGLVGENGAGKSTILKILAGVHKPDEPGCILLNGKPYEPNTAFEALHQGVVTVHQDINLVETMSVAENIFLNNEPVSPLGTLTAREMNRKAQKLIDQYKIEVNASMQVGRLPNDLKKMIQIVKAMTWNPSILLLDEPTSSLTAMEVDVVLNLVAGLAQHGVTIVFVSHYLSEIFRICDQISVMRDGHTVALFNKDETTVEEVVTQMLGHELVKTAARSARHVAEKKEVLMSVKGLQVPGLLNDINFDLHKGEILGFTGLTGSGLTELAKTLFGVNKFKPSSGLITIEGKQHTSRSPGISLKEGMALLTNDRLREGILPEFSLTENITLPILKDFGNGVGLLSRSKLNTLGEKSIRKLRVSAPNAGVPIRTLSGGNQQKVLIAKWLATKPKVFMLDDPTVGIDVGSKDEIRKIIEQIAAEGVGVAIFTTEIQDIEQLCDRAFVMFRGSIVDEFKGERLEHNRILQSSVSGKAVP, via the coding sequence ATGGGCGAACCGGTACTTGTCTGTAAGGACGTAAAGAAAACATTTGGAAGCATACGCGCCCTTAAGGCCGGAAATCTATCCCTCCAAAAAGGGCAGGTGGTGGGGCTCGTCGGTGAAAATGGCGCGGGCAAGAGTACGATTTTGAAAATTCTTGCCGGCGTCCATAAACCCGACGAGCCAGGGTGCATCCTTTTAAACGGAAAACCCTACGAGCCCAACACCGCGTTTGAAGCCCTTCATCAAGGCGTAGTTACGGTCCACCAAGACATCAATCTGGTGGAAACCATGTCTGTTGCGGAGAATATTTTCCTGAACAACGAGCCCGTCAGCCCGTTGGGAACTCTGACTGCGAGGGAGATGAACCGCAAGGCGCAAAAATTAATCGATCAATACAAGATCGAAGTCAACGCCAGCATGCAGGTTGGCCGTCTTCCTAATGACCTAAAGAAGATGATCCAGATCGTGAAAGCGATGACATGGAATCCAAGCATTCTTCTGCTGGATGAACCGACGTCGTCGCTGACAGCGATGGAAGTTGATGTCGTTTTGAATCTGGTTGCGGGTCTTGCGCAGCACGGGGTAACGATCGTCTTCGTATCTCATTATTTGTCGGAGATTTTCAGGATCTGCGACCAGATCAGTGTGATGCGCGATGGGCACACAGTTGCCCTCTTCAACAAGGATGAGACCACCGTAGAGGAGGTGGTAACTCAGATGCTCGGTCACGAGCTCGTCAAGACGGCAGCCCGCAGTGCCCGGCATGTTGCGGAGAAGAAAGAAGTCTTGATGTCGGTGAAGGGGCTGCAAGTGCCTGGCCTGCTGAATGACATCAATTTCGATCTCCACAAGGGGGAGATTCTGGGCTTCACCGGCCTCACCGGTTCCGGTCTGACCGAACTTGCGAAAACTCTGTTCGGTGTCAATAAATTCAAGCCGAGCAGCGGTTTGATCACTATCGAGGGAAAGCAGCATACGTCTAGAAGCCCCGGGATATCCTTGAAAGAAGGGATGGCACTTCTCACCAACGATCGTCTCAGGGAGGGCATTCTTCCGGAGTTTTCACTGACCGAAAACATCACACTTCCGATCCTCAAGGACTTCGGAAATGGTGTCGGGTTGCTGTCGAGATCCAAGCTCAATACGCTTGGCGAAAAATCTATCAGGAAGTTGCGAGTCTCGGCACCCAATGCGGGCGTTCCGATCAGGACACTTAGCGGCGGAAATCAGCAAAAGGTTTTGATTGCGAAATGGCTCGCGACAAAACCTAAAGTTTTCATGCTGGACGACCCGACCGTAGGCATCGATGTCGGGTCCAAAGATGAAATTCGGAAGATCATTGAGCAGATCGCCGCAGAGGGAGTAGGAGTCGCCATTTTTACGACGGAGATCCAGGATATCGAGCAGTTGTGCGACAGAGCATTTGTGATGTTTCGAGGCTCAATCGTCGACGAATTCAAAGGCGAGAGACTTGAGCACAACAGAATTCTTCAATCCTCGGTGAGCGGGAAAGCAGTACCATGA
- a CDS encoding electron transfer flavoprotein subunit alpha/FixB family protein: MTVLVIADVNRSSLATDSLAKTITAVKGLGEVHILIAGDDCEAAAAEASGLTGVANVLIAANPAYAHGMAEATAALVVSLSSGYSHICGASTAFCKSVLPRVAALLDVMVISDVISVIDGSTFERPIYAGNAIQTVVAAGNAPKVFTVRTAGFAPVQAGGAASLQAVSGATGDALSVWVEDKVATSDRPELTSANIVVSGGRGLGSEANFALVEALADKMGAAVGASRAAVDSGFAPNDLQVGQTGKIVAPQLYIAVGISGAIQHLAGMRDSKVIVAINSDPDAPIFQVADYGLVANLFEAIPELESKL; this comes from the coding sequence ATGACCGTTCTTGTTATTGCTGACGTCAATCGCAGTTCTCTGGCGACCGACTCCCTCGCCAAGACAATTACCGCGGTCAAGGGGTTGGGCGAGGTGCATATTCTGATTGCAGGCGATGACTGCGAGGCTGCCGCGGCCGAAGCATCGGGACTCACAGGTGTTGCCAATGTGCTGATCGCGGCCAATCCTGCCTATGCCCACGGCATGGCGGAAGCGACTGCGGCGCTGGTCGTCTCACTGTCCAGTGGATATTCGCACATCTGCGGCGCATCCACGGCCTTCTGCAAGAGCGTGCTGCCGCGGGTGGCTGCGCTCTTGGACGTGATGGTGATTTCCGATGTGATCAGTGTCATTGATGGTTCGACTTTCGAACGCCCCATCTACGCGGGGAATGCCATTCAGACCGTTGTTGCCGCTGGCAATGCGCCAAAGGTCTTCACGGTACGCACCGCCGGATTCGCTCCAGTTCAAGCAGGCGGCGCGGCTTCGCTCCAAGCGGTATCTGGCGCCACCGGTGACGCGCTCTCTGTTTGGGTAGAGGACAAGGTGGCGACTTCGGATCGTCCAGAACTCACCTCGGCCAATATCGTTGTGTCTGGCGGGCGCGGCCTTGGGTCTGAAGCGAACTTTGCGCTTGTCGAAGCACTGGCTGACAAAATGGGTGCGGCGGTAGGGGCTTCGCGCGCTGCAGTGGACAGTGGCTTTGCTCCGAACGATTTACAGGTGGGCCAAACCGGCAAGATTGTCGCTCCACAACTCTACATTGCTGTCGGTATCTCCGGTGCCATCCAGCATCTAGCAGGAATGAGGGACTCTAAGGTGATTGTTGCCATCAACAGTGATCCGGATGCACCCATCTTCCAGGTCGCCGACTATGGGCTGGTGGCCAACCTGTTTGAGGCGATACCGGAGCTTGAGTCCAAACTCTGA
- a CDS encoding LysR substrate-binding domain-containing protein, translating into MDERQLKYFLVTSEMGSVTSAADKLDIAQPSLSQMLLRLEEELGTKLFMRTSRGVVMTETGQVFREHALKILSDMRRVRDEIRLEDTFERCEVTVGLPSSLATLIGSRLVSEFQRVAPGAKLTLVEAMSGHIREWLTRGELDVGALYSAQDCCHLSLQQIAVEELFLVGESGAFGDVDNDGLAIDSIDILELNRFPLILPTAHHGLRRLVDQKIKRLEGKINVRFEIDSLTLIKSLVRDGHGYSMLAHAAISEELKRGQMSAARIVKPIFRRGVFVARNPLQVVTRASVKMAEAITNVSWKLIQDGEWLATRVKPPASEPFIQETEPARL; encoded by the coding sequence ATGGACGAACGACAACTAAAATACTTTCTGGTGACCTCGGAGATGGGATCGGTGACCAGTGCGGCGGACAAGCTCGATATTGCTCAGCCCTCTCTAAGCCAGATGCTGCTGCGACTGGAAGAGGAGCTTGGCACAAAGCTGTTCATGCGAACGTCGCGTGGCGTGGTCATGACAGAGACAGGTCAAGTGTTCCGCGAACATGCCTTGAAAATTCTCTCAGACATGCGGCGCGTCCGTGACGAGATCAGGCTCGAGGACACCTTTGAGCGCTGCGAGGTGACGGTTGGGCTTCCGAGTTCATTGGCCACCCTCATCGGATCACGCCTCGTGAGTGAGTTCCAGAGAGTTGCTCCGGGAGCCAAGCTGACACTCGTGGAAGCAATGTCTGGGCACATCCGAGAATGGTTGACTCGGGGCGAGCTCGATGTAGGAGCGCTCTATAGCGCGCAGGATTGCTGTCATCTCTCTTTGCAGCAGATAGCTGTAGAGGAGCTGTTCCTCGTTGGAGAGTCCGGTGCCTTTGGTGATGTTGACAACGACGGTCTGGCAATTGATTCCATCGATATTCTCGAGCTGAATCGCTTTCCTTTGATACTTCCAACAGCCCATCATGGGTTAAGACGGCTCGTGGATCAAAAGATCAAGCGTCTGGAAGGAAAAATCAACGTTCGCTTCGAGATCGACTCCCTGACACTGATTAAATCACTCGTCCGGGATGGACATGGGTATTCCATGTTGGCCCACGCCGCCATTTCTGAAGAGCTCAAGCGAGGGCAAATGTCGGCGGCGCGGATTGTGAAGCCGATTTTTCGGAGGGGGGTGTTTGTGGCAAGAAACCCCTTGCAGGTCGTGACAAGGGCATCTGTGAAGATGGCGGAGGCTATAACCAACGTTTCCTGGAAGCTCATCCAGGACGGTGAATGGCTGGCCACTCGGGTCAAACCCCCAGCATCTGAGCCATTTATCCAGGAGACAGAGCCTGCCCGGCTCTAG
- a CDS encoding NAD-dependent succinate-semialdehyde dehydrogenase yields the protein MNQVVLQTDTALSTNPANGEVFAKYPYESATSLERSLTTATQGYKTWSSMAVSARLGVLRRMAEILRRDVEALGMMATKEMGKPIVQARAEVEKCAILCDWYAENGADLLADKPTSVGEQAYVSFLPLGPVLAIMPWNFPYWQILRGAVPILLGGNAYVLKHAPNVMGCAYLTEAAWLEAGLPKGAFSVVNITNDLVSKAIVDNRIAAVAVTGSVRAGSAIASQAGAALKKTVLELGGSDPFIVLADADLEEAVKAAVVGRFQNSGQICIAAKRIILDAPIAEEFTERFVQAVAALRVGDPQSEDTYIGPMARHDLRDELDTQVQRSVEAGARVLLGASKIPGDGNFYAPTVLGNVKPGMATFDQETFGPAASLIVAKGVDEAIDLANNSEFGLSGAIWTRNKGLARDLARRVETGGLFVNGFSASDPRVPIGGVKKSGYGRELSHFGVQEFMNAQTVWFDRK from the coding sequence GTGAATCAAGTGGTCCTGCAAACCGACACCGCGCTGTCTACCAATCCTGCGAATGGCGAGGTGTTCGCGAAATACCCTTATGAGTCGGCGACAAGCCTTGAACGCTCATTGACCACAGCGACTCAGGGCTACAAAACGTGGTCGAGCATGGCCGTTTCAGCGCGATTGGGGGTACTGAGGCGCATGGCTGAAATCTTGCGCCGCGATGTTGAGGCCTTGGGCATGATGGCGACGAAAGAGATGGGCAAACCCATCGTGCAGGCGCGTGCAGAGGTGGAAAAATGCGCGATCCTGTGCGACTGGTATGCGGAGAACGGCGCTGACCTTCTCGCCGACAAGCCGACCAGTGTCGGTGAACAGGCCTACGTGTCGTTCTTGCCGCTTGGCCCCGTGCTTGCCATCATGCCGTGGAACTTTCCGTACTGGCAGATCCTGCGCGGGGCCGTACCCATCTTGCTTGGCGGCAACGCCTACGTGCTCAAACACGCGCCGAATGTGATGGGCTGCGCTTATCTCACAGAGGCGGCCTGGCTCGAGGCGGGGCTCCCCAAGGGCGCGTTCTCCGTCGTCAATATCACCAACGATTTGGTCTCCAAGGCGATCGTAGACAATCGCATCGCTGCCGTTGCCGTGACGGGCAGCGTGCGTGCGGGCTCCGCTATCGCTTCACAGGCCGGAGCGGCGCTGAAGAAGACAGTGCTCGAGCTTGGAGGGTCGGATCCCTTTATCGTGCTCGCCGATGCCGATCTCGAAGAGGCTGTCAAAGCGGCCGTAGTGGGCCGCTTCCAGAATAGCGGTCAGATCTGCATCGCCGCCAAACGAATCATCCTTGACGCTCCGATCGCTGAGGAGTTCACCGAGCGTTTTGTCCAAGCCGTGGCGGCGCTTCGCGTCGGTGATCCGCAGAGCGAGGATACCTACATCGGCCCCATGGCGCGCCACGATCTGCGTGACGAACTGGATACCCAGGTGCAGCGAAGCGTCGAAGCAGGGGCGCGGGTTCTCCTCGGTGCATCGAAGATCCCAGGCGATGGAAACTTCTATGCCCCCACCGTGCTCGGAAACGTCAAGCCCGGCATGGCAACGTTCGACCAAGAGACGTTTGGTCCGGCTGCATCGCTGATCGTGGCTAAGGGAGTCGACGAAGCAATCGACCTTGCCAACAATAGCGAGTTTGGTCTCAGCGGCGCGATCTGGACACGGAACAAGGGACTTGCCAGAGACCTGGCACGGCGCGTCGAGACTGGCGGACTCTTCGTCAACGGCTTCTCGGCTTCCGACCCTCGAGTTCCGATCGGCGGCGTGAAGAAGAGCGGTTACGGTCGAGAGCTTTCGCATTTCGGCGTTCAGGAATTCATGAACGCGCAGACCGTCTGGTTTGATCGGAAGTGA
- the citF gene encoding citrate lyase subunit alpha yields MREAIRAAGLKSGDTISFHHHLRNGDAVLNIVIAEAAAMGLRDLTVAASSLFAVHAPLVDHIQRGIVSRIYTAYMTGPVADAISSGILRTPVVMQTHGGRARAIESGELHIDVAFIAAPAADDYGNLSGTQGRAACGPLGYAVVDAQYASCVIAVTDQLVAYPCGSIDITQEFVDFVVDVDSIGDPNGILSGTTRPTTDPVGLEIARQASSVIEASGYLVDDFSFQTGAGGVSLAVAAEVGKSMRRRGVRGSFAAGGVTGYLVDMLEQGLFRNLFDVQCFDLKAVQSYRDDSRHLAMSASMYANPNNRGAVANRLDAMILGAAEIDRNFNVNVTTGSSGNILGGSGGHADTAAGSKLSIVTTRLTARGGPKVVQKVRCITTPGETVDVVVTEFGIAVNPRRGELEHRLRGAGLMLKSIDTLCAEAARLAPVVPSAPADGRIVGVVEYRDGTVIDVLRMVA; encoded by the coding sequence TTGCGCGAAGCGATTCGAGCTGCCGGGCTGAAGAGCGGGGATACGATCTCGTTCCATCATCACCTTCGAAACGGCGACGCGGTCCTCAATATCGTGATCGCCGAGGCCGCGGCAATGGGACTGCGCGATCTCACCGTGGCTGCAAGTTCGCTGTTCGCGGTCCATGCGCCACTGGTGGACCACATTCAGCGAGGCATCGTCTCGCGCATCTACACGGCGTACATGACCGGACCGGTGGCTGATGCAATCTCGAGCGGGATTCTTCGCACGCCAGTTGTCATGCAAACCCATGGGGGGCGCGCCCGCGCCATCGAGTCGGGCGAGTTGCACATCGATGTGGCTTTCATCGCGGCCCCAGCAGCCGATGACTACGGCAATCTCAGTGGAACCCAAGGAAGAGCGGCATGTGGTCCATTGGGCTATGCGGTCGTCGACGCGCAATACGCAAGCTGCGTGATTGCGGTGACCGATCAGCTCGTTGCATATCCATGCGGTTCGATTGACATAACCCAGGAGTTCGTCGACTTTGTGGTCGACGTGGACTCCATTGGGGATCCCAACGGAATTCTTTCGGGTACGACGCGTCCGACGACAGACCCGGTCGGCCTGGAGATCGCGAGGCAAGCCTCATCAGTCATCGAAGCATCGGGCTACCTGGTGGACGACTTCTCGTTCCAAACAGGGGCAGGCGGGGTCTCCCTGGCTGTCGCCGCTGAGGTGGGAAAGTCTATGCGCCGGCGTGGTGTGCGAGGAAGCTTCGCTGCGGGCGGAGTAACAGGCTATCTCGTGGACATGCTGGAACAAGGCCTGTTCCGAAACCTTTTCGATGTGCAGTGCTTTGACCTGAAGGCCGTTCAGTCGTACCGGGACGATAGCCGGCACCTGGCGATGTCGGCGTCGATGTATGCGAACCCCAACAATCGAGGCGCCGTTGCCAATCGGCTGGATGCGATGATCCTCGGGGCAGCGGAGATCGACCGGAACTTCAACGTGAACGTGACGACCGGGAGCTCAGGGAATATATTGGGTGGGTCAGGAGGGCATGCGGACACGGCAGCAGGCTCCAAACTGTCGATCGTTACGACCCGCCTGACCGCTCGGGGCGGTCCCAAGGTGGTCCAAAAGGTGCGATGTATTACGACACCCGGAGAGACCGTTGACGTCGTTGTGACCGAATTCGGTATTGCCGTCAACCCACGGCGCGGTGAACTCGAGCATCGCCTCCGCGGTGCGGGGCTCATGCTGAAGTCGATCGATACCTTGTGCGCAGAGGCCGCCCGCTTGGCACCGGTGGTGCCGTCTGCACCTGCAGACGGGCGAATCGTTGGCGTCGTCGAGTATCGCGACGGCACCGTGATAGACGTCTTGCGGATGGTGGCGTGA
- a CDS encoding electron transfer flavoprotein subunit beta/FixA family protein, protein MKILVPVKRVADFNVKVRVKQDGSGVDLANVKMSMNPFDEIAVEEAVRLKESGWATEIVVVSIGVKKAQDTLRTALAMGADRAILIEAASDVHTDIEPLAVAKLLACVVREEQPGLVLTGKQAIDNDMNATGQMLAALLGWAQATFASRISIEGTNAKVTREVDGGLQIVNVNLPAIITADLRLNEPRYASLSNVMKAKSKELAIRTPADYGVDVTPRLAVVRTAEPQGRKPGLKVASVDELIMKLKSEGVL, encoded by the coding sequence ATGAAGATACTTGTTCCCGTGAAGCGGGTGGCCGACTTCAACGTGAAGGTCCGCGTCAAACAAGACGGCTCTGGCGTAGACCTGGCCAACGTGAAGATGTCGATGAATCCCTTCGACGAGATTGCGGTGGAAGAAGCAGTCCGACTGAAGGAAAGCGGGTGGGCCACGGAGATCGTGGTTGTCTCCATTGGCGTGAAGAAGGCACAGGACACGTTGCGAACGGCACTCGCTATGGGAGCGGACCGTGCAATCCTGATCGAAGCTGCTTCGGATGTGCATACCGACATTGAGCCGCTGGCCGTCGCCAAGCTTCTCGCATGTGTAGTTCGGGAGGAGCAGCCAGGCCTTGTGCTGACCGGTAAGCAGGCAATCGATAACGACATGAACGCCACCGGTCAAATGCTTGCGGCTTTGCTCGGTTGGGCGCAAGCAACCTTCGCATCAAGAATTTCGATCGAAGGGACCAACGCCAAGGTCACCCGTGAGGTGGATGGAGGCCTGCAGATCGTCAACGTCAATCTCCCCGCCATCATCACGGCCGATCTTCGGCTGAACGAGCCGCGTTATGCCTCACTATCGAACGTGATGAAGGCCAAATCGAAGGAGCTGGCGATCAGGACGCCGGCCGACTATGGCGTCGATGTGACGCCACGCTTGGCGGTCGTGAGGACGGCCGAGCCGCAAGGTCGCAAACCGGGCCTCAAAGTGGCATCCGTTGACGAATTGATCATGAAGTTGAAATCAGAAGGCGTGCTCTGA
- a CDS encoding quinone oxidoreductase codes for MSKAVRIDRSGGPEELKIVEVEVGDPGPGEIRIRHHAVGLNFLDTYQRSGLYPFPMPLQLGMEASGIVEAVGEGVSHLQAGDRAAYASQPPGAYCEARVMPAKLVCKLPDAISFETGAAMMLKGLTAQYLLKKTLPVGGLQPGDFVLFHAAAGGVGLIACQWAKAMGLQLIGTAGSDAKCQTALAHGAAHAINYGNENFAERVKEITGGKGVKVAYDSVGKDTFEGSLACLQPFGLLTVFGNGSGPVPAFNLGMLAKGSYYVTRPTLFSHASGRENVQAMADDLFEVVQSGAVKIPIGQRYALTDVQQAHRDLEARKTTGCTILTL; via the coding sequence ATGAGCAAAGCCGTCCGCATCGACCGCAGTGGCGGTCCCGAGGAACTGAAGATCGTCGAGGTCGAAGTCGGCGATCCGGGGCCCGGCGAAATACGCATCCGCCACCATGCAGTGGGCCTCAACTTCCTTGACACCTACCAGCGCAGTGGGCTCTACCCATTCCCCATGCCATTGCAACTCGGCATGGAAGCGTCCGGAATCGTCGAGGCGGTGGGGGAGGGCGTCTCTCACCTCCAGGCCGGCGACCGCGCCGCGTACGCGAGCCAGCCGCCCGGCGCGTACTGCGAAGCGCGCGTGATGCCGGCCAAGCTCGTTTGCAAGCTGCCGGACGCGATCTCGTTCGAGACCGGCGCTGCGATGATGCTTAAGGGTCTCACAGCGCAGTACCTGCTGAAGAAGACATTACCCGTCGGAGGCCTGCAGCCCGGCGACTTTGTCCTGTTCCATGCTGCCGCAGGTGGCGTGGGTCTGATCGCATGCCAATGGGCCAAGGCTATGGGTCTCCAGCTCATCGGCACCGCTGGCAGCGATGCCAAGTGCCAGACAGCTCTTGCGCATGGCGCCGCGCATGCCATCAACTACGGCAATGAGAACTTCGCTGAGCGCGTGAAAGAGATCACCGGTGGAAAGGGCGTGAAGGTGGCCTATGACTCCGTCGGCAAAGACACCTTTGAAGGCTCGCTGGCCTGCCTGCAGCCCTTCGGTCTGCTCACCGTCTTCGGCAACGGCTCAGGTCCGGTGCCGGCCTTCAATCTCGGAATGTTGGCAAAAGGTTCGTACTACGTGACCCGGCCGACCTTGTTCTCGCATGCCTCTGGCCGTGAGAACGTGCAAGCCATGGCCGATGATTTGTTTGAAGTGGTGCAGAGCGGCGCCGTCAAAATCCCGATCGGCCAGCGCTATGCCTTGACCGACGTGCAGCAGGCGCACCGCGATCTGGAAGCCCGCAAAACCACGGGCTGCACCATCCTGACCTTGTAG
- a CDS encoding substrate-binding domain-containing protein, with the protein MKHNKRHFLKLAAFASAAMFATTLTTTAFAADQKFRIGYSQFWGTNKFLRTQVKGAQAAMAEWKKKGVNVELIVTNGGDTDTTKQVADLEDLSAQHIDGLLIFPGDSVVLAGPVKKLFNDNKLPVVVTDIGLKSGDWITYVGTENELGGRMAADYMATLVPAGSKVIVFDHGPAVQVIIDRNRGFEKRAAELGLKVLPRKVMKLSLEDGRRTMEDTLTEVPDIAGVFFQNHAPAIGAAATLQAENNKKVKLVNFDTDPTAYQMVRDGKIAGTIVQDPYQMGYVGMNSMLTHLTGGKTKKNIELAPKLMTPKNVAEFSNDPQVQK; encoded by the coding sequence ATGAAGCACAACAAACGCCATTTTCTGAAACTGGCAGCGTTCGCCAGCGCCGCGATGTTCGCGACAACGCTCACGACCACTGCTTTCGCAGCCGATCAAAAGTTTCGTATTGGTTACTCGCAGTTCTGGGGCACAAACAAATTTCTGCGTACGCAGGTCAAAGGTGCTCAAGCGGCGATGGCCGAGTGGAAGAAAAAGGGAGTCAATGTCGAACTGATCGTTACGAACGGTGGCGACACAGACACGACCAAGCAAGTGGCAGACCTGGAAGATCTTTCTGCACAGCACATTGACGGCCTGCTCATTTTTCCTGGCGACTCGGTGGTTCTGGCCGGCCCGGTAAAGAAATTGTTCAACGACAACAAGCTTCCCGTTGTCGTGACCGATATCGGGCTCAAATCGGGCGATTGGATTACCTACGTGGGTACCGAGAACGAGTTGGGCGGGCGCATGGCGGCAGACTATATGGCAACGCTGGTGCCAGCGGGTTCCAAAGTCATTGTTTTCGATCATGGTCCCGCGGTCCAAGTGATCATCGATCGCAATCGCGGCTTCGAAAAGCGCGCAGCCGAACTCGGGCTCAAAGTTCTTCCTCGCAAGGTCATGAAGCTGTCCCTCGAGGACGGTCGCAGAACCATGGAAGATACCCTGACTGAAGTCCCCGATATTGCTGGCGTGTTTTTCCAAAATCACGCCCCAGCCATTGGTGCTGCGGCAACGCTTCAGGCAGAGAACAACAAGAAGGTGAAACTGGTTAATTTCGACACCGACCCGACTGCCTATCAGATGGTTCGCGATGGAAAAATTGCCGGTACGATTGTTCAGGATCCATATCAGATGGGCTATGTTGGCATGAACTCAATGCTCACGCATCTGACTGGCGGCAAGACCAAAAAGAACATCGAACTTGCGCCGAAGCTCATGACGCCCAAGAACGTCGCCGAATTCTCCAACGACCCACAAGTCCAAAAATGA
- a CDS encoding ABC transporter permease, whose amino-acid sequence MNTSAVNTVTTLHTTSNLQERLRSSYGFIQSLAVLFILVAVMSFISPRFATIVNFQNLMAQMAPAMIVAAGMAICMINGEFDISVGAVVALTASIAGTLMPQLGIFLTVVLALLIGPAFGLFAGFVVTRFGIPSFITTLGTMMIARSLAFVVTEGQVVSGVPDAFRVIGLARPLGVPLPFIIAILTILAGYVLLNHTAFGKKVYAIGSNRNVAILSGINVNKIKIFCLMICGLTASFASLVLLARIGSIQADTARGLEFEVIAAVVIGGVSLAGGQGNILRVIIGVIVIALTRNFLNLARIDIFWQEFATGAIILAAVLLDALQKRIASSR is encoded by the coding sequence ATGAATACCAGCGCAGTCAATACAGTTACCACCTTGCATACGACGTCGAATCTGCAAGAGAGGCTTCGATCCTCTTATGGATTTATCCAGTCGCTTGCAGTTTTGTTTATTCTCGTTGCCGTGATGTCTTTCATTTCACCGCGCTTTGCAACGATCGTAAATTTTCAGAATCTCATGGCCCAAATGGCTCCCGCGATGATCGTCGCGGCCGGCATGGCAATCTGCATGATTAACGGAGAATTTGACATCAGCGTCGGCGCTGTGGTCGCACTCACCGCATCGATCGCAGGCACTTTGATGCCACAACTCGGCATCTTTCTGACGGTTGTCCTCGCTCTTCTGATCGGCCCGGCATTTGGGTTGTTTGCGGGATTCGTGGTCACTCGATTCGGCATCCCTTCGTTTATCACCACCTTGGGAACGATGATGATTGCGCGCAGCCTTGCCTTCGTGGTGACAGAGGGTCAAGTAGTGTCCGGGGTTCCCGATGCCTTCCGAGTAATTGGTTTGGCTCGCCCGCTCGGTGTTCCGTTGCCTTTTATTATCGCGATTCTTACTATTTTGGCCGGTTATGTGCTGCTGAACCATACAGCATTTGGCAAGAAGGTCTATGCGATCGGCTCCAACCGAAATGTTGCGATCCTTTCGGGCATCAACGTCAACAAGATCAAGATCTTCTGTTTGATGATTTGTGGCTTGACCGCGTCTTTCGCCAGCCTCGTCCTGCTTGCACGGATTGGCTCTATTCAAGCCGACACGGCGCGAGGTCTCGAGTTCGAGGTTATCGCGGCGGTGGTCATCGGGGGCGTTAGCTTGGCCGGCGGTCAGGGAAATATCCTGCGGGTGATCATCGGGGTGATCGTGATTGCCTTGACGCGCAATTTCTTGAACTTGGCAAGGATCGACATTTTTTGGCAGGAGTTCGCCACTGGTGCAATCATTCTTGCAGCCGTTTTGCTCGATGCGCTCCAAAAGCGTATCGCAAGTTCTCGCTAG